A single Catharus ustulatus isolate bCatUst1 chromosome 7, bCatUst1.pri.v2, whole genome shotgun sequence DNA region contains:
- the LOC116998661 gene encoding UDP-glucuronosyltransferase 1-6-like, whose translation MALRLCCAWIPILLLLPGLLDGGKLLVVPMVGSHWLSMKDVVEELSQRGHEVVVLVPEVTWLIETTQNYKVVTHPVSQPLEELDNVFREYVALHLTEKPFPLNALAMYNASVHVFSTFFGQCKDLFRSQETLRFLNQSGFDAILTDPLFMCGTILAHHLSLPFAYFMRGFPCDLHFSAPQSPSPLSYIPRLFSFNSDRMTFFQRVENALISLLELDYCNGYYAEALKLSSEVLQRDVSLTDLVNSAAVWILRFDFVFEYPRPVMPNMVFVGGINCAKGKPLPKAYEEPSKPVIKGKE comes from the exons ATGGCTTTGAGGCTTTGCTGTGCCTGGattcccatcctcctcctcctgcccggCCTCTTGGATGGAGGGAAGCTCCTGGTGGTGCCCATGGTGGGAAGCCACTGGCTGAGCATGAAAGATGtggtggaggagctgagccagagAGGCCATGAGGTGGTGGTGCTGGTTCCTGAGGTGACCTGGCTGATAGAGACGACACAGAACTACAAGGTGGTCACACATCCAGTGAGTCAACCCCTGGAAGAGCTGGATAATGTCTTCCGGGAATACGTTGCTTTGCACCTGACAGAGAAGCCTTTCCCCCTCAATGCGCTGGCGATGTACAATGCCTCAGTGCATGTATTCAGCACCTTCTTTGGGCAGTGCAAGGACTTGTTCCGCAGCCAGGAGACCCTGAGGTTCCTCAACCAAAGCGGCTTTGATGCCATCCTGACGGATCCGCTCTTCATGTGTGGGACCATCCTCGCCCACcatctctcccttccttttgCATACTTCATGAGGGGATTCCCTTGCGACCTGCACTTttcagccccacagagcccaaGCCCTCTGTCCTACATCCCGAGACTCTTCAGCTTCAACTCAGACCGCATGACTTTCTTCCAGCGAGTGGAAAATGCCCTGATTTCCCTCCTGGAGCTTGACTACTGCAACGGTTACTATGCAGAAGCACTTAAGCTTTCCTCAGAAGTTCTGCAGAGGGATGTGTCCCTCACGGATCTCGTGAACTCTGCTGCGGTTTGGATCCTGAGGTTTGACTTTGTGTTCGAGTACCCCAGGCCAGTGATGCCCAACATGGTCTTTGTTGGGGGGATCAACTGTGCTAAGGGGAAACCACTGCCTAAG GCTTATGAAGAGCCCTCTAAACCCGTTATAAAAGGCAAAGAATAA
- the LOC116998662 gene encoding UDP-glucuronosyltransferase 1-6-like, whose translation MTAATLCSIPGAGACPPLLHGVSPRLGNARGCSVERPRGQAMSATAPCSIPGAPLLREFPGTLGDPMPAGPPRAGDAPMPADLPHGATSPMPVALPTPPRLRYRPFPPPRDRCPDAAGLTPAQRWTLWFTPTKMALFYGGTWIFLLLTLSLMLAECGKILVVPQDGSHWLSMRPVVEKLQQKGHEVVVVVPATSLYMKSKEPQNYTVKVYPIPYTDEYLGEMLKTFVNAHFIEQSVWNVVLTSYQSTIEISSVFFTNCKSLLQNEELMQFLKESNFDVVFTDPILMCGPLVSEYLSVPSVYFLRGFPCGMDSAATQCPSPPSYVPRLFLDNSDSMMFSQRVKNMLVNLLELFYCKPIYDKFEELAYELFKKKVTATELLSRGSLWLMRYDFVFEFPRPVMPNMAFIGGINCAQKKNLSQVITSIKPSAIYNQEGPGHRVEVMNWSNIDHE comes from the exons ATGACCGCCGCCACTctgtgcagcatccctggagccggggcatgcccaccgcTGCTCCATGGAGTGTCCCCGAGGCTGGGGAATGCCCGCGGCTGCTCCGTGGagcgtccccggggccaggctatgtCCGCCACTGCTCcatgcagcatccctggggccccgctgctccgggagttccctggcactCTGGGTgacccgatgccggcgggccccCCCCGTGCTGGGGACGCCCCAATGCCGGCAGACCTGCCCCACGGGGCCACCTCCCCGATGCCGGTGGCTTTGCCCACCCCGCCCAGGCTGCGCTAccgccctttccctcccccgcgcgaccgctgccccgatgccgctgGGCTtaccccggcccagcgctg GACCCTCTGGTTCACTCCCACCAAAATGGCTCTTTTTTACGGAGGTACTTGGATATTTCTCCTCCTGACACTGTCTTTAATGCTGGCTGAATGTGGCAAGATCCTGGTGGTACCTCAGGATGGAAGTCATTGGCTCAGCATGCGCCCAGTGGTGGAGAAACTGCAGCAGAAGGGACACGAAGTTGTTGTGGTTGTGCCTGCAACCAGTCTGTATATGAAGTCAAAGGAGCCTCAGAATTACACAGTGAAAGTGTATCCAATACCTTATACGGATGAATACTTGGGTGAAATGCTCAAAACCTTTGTTAATGCTCATTTTATTGAACAATCTGTTTGGAATGTTGTTCTTACCTCGTACCAAAGCACAATAGAAATTTCCTCGGTCTTCTTCACCAACTGTAAGAGCCTTCTGCAGAACGAGGAGCTGATGCAGTTCTTGAAAGAGAGCAACTTTGACGTGGTTTTCACTGATCCCATCCTGATGTGTGGGCCCCTGGTGTCTGAGTATCTTTCTGTTCCTTCCGTCTACTTCCTGCGGGGCTTTCCCTGTGGAATGGATTCTGCTGCTACCCAGTGTCCAAGCCCTCCTTCCTATGTGCCCAGGTTATTCTTGGATAATTCAGACAGCATGATGTTTTCCCAACGGGTGAAGAACATGCTGGTCAATCTGCTGGAACTCTTTTACTGTAAGCCTATCTATGATAAATTTGAAGAACTTGCATATGagcttttcaaaaagaaagtgACAGCAACAGAACTCCTGAGCCGTGGATCCTTGTGGCTGATGAGATACGATTTTGTGTTTGAGTTCCCCAGACCAGTGATGCCAAACATGGCTTTTATTGGAGGGATTAACTGtgctcagaagaaaaatctgtccCAG gttaTCACCAGCATTAAACCCTCAGCCATTTATAACCAAGAAGGACCTGGACACAGGGTTGAGGTCATGAACTGGTCCAACATTGACCATGAATGA
- the LOC116998663 gene encoding UDP-glucuronosyltransferase 1-6-like — protein MALRLCCAWIPILLLLPGLSAGGKLLVVPMVGSHWLSMQEVVEELSQRGHEVVVLVPEVTWQLETTQNYKVVTYPVSQPLEELDNAFRENVVVTMTEKPFPLNALAIYRATVHTFNTFFGQCKDLFRSQETLRFLNQSGFDAILTDPAFMCGTILAHHLSLPFVFLMRGFPCNLHFSAPQSPSPLSYIPRLFSFNSDRMTFFQRVENALISLLELDYCNGLYAEALKLSSEVLQRDVSLTDLVNSAAVWLMRFDFVFEYPRPVMPNMVFVGGINCAKKKPLPKPWAPGLACTQQPRRHGPLDSPPPGSPGSISTRLPRPSRVPPAAHGSQFRPEGKARELRVCIPPPLREQAGGSVPACNWCRRSGSGAPSCLPQERAYEEPSKPDKQGKE, from the exons ATGGCTTTGAGGCTTTGCTGTGCCTGGattcccatcctcctcctcctgcccggCCTCTCGGCTGGAGGGAAGCTCCTGGTGGTGCCCATGGTGGGAAGCCACTGGCTGAGCATGCAGGAGGtggtggaggagctgagccagagAGGGCATGAGGTGGTGGTGCTGGTTCCTGAGGTGACCTGGCAGTTAGAGACGACGCAGAACTACAAGGTGGTCACATACCCAGTGAGTCAGCCCCTGGAAGAGCTGGATAATGCCTTCCGGGAAAACGTCGTTGTGACCATGACAGAGAAGCCTTTCCCCCTCAATGCGCTGGCGATCTACAGAGCCACAGTGCACACTTTCAACACCTTCTTTGGGCAGTGCAAGGACTTGTTCCGCAGCCAGGAGACCCTGAGGTTCCTCAACCAAAGCGGCTTTGATGCCATCCTGACAGATCCTGCCTTCATGTGTGGGACCATCCTCGCCCACcatctctcccttccttttgTGTTCTTAATGCGGGGATTCCCTTGCAACCTGCACTTttcagccccacagagcccaaGCCCTCTGTCCTACATCCCGAGACTCTTCAGCTTCAACTCGGACCGCATGACTTTTTTCCAGCGAGTGGAAAACGCCCTGATTTCCCTCCTGGAACTTGACTATTGCAATGGTCTCTATGCAGAAGCACTTAAACTTTCCTCAGAAGTTCTGCAGAGAGATGTGTCCCTCACAGACCTTGTGAACTCCGCTGCTGTTTGGCTCATGAGGTTTGACTTTGTGTTTGAGTACCCCAGGCCAGTGATGCCCAACATGGTCTTTGTTGGGGGGATCAACTGTGCTAAGAAGAAACCACTGCCTAAG ccatgggcccccgggctcgcctgtacccagcagccgCGGCGCCACGGGCCCCTGGActcgcctccacccggcagccccggctccATCTCCACCCGGCTCCCACGGCCCTCCCGGGTTCCCCCtgcggctcacggctcacagttccgg CCGGAGGGGAAGGCGAGGGAGCTACGTGTCTGCATCCCACCGCCACTGCGGGAGCaggcggggggctccgtacCTGCCTGCAACTGGTGCCGCAGGAGCGGGTCAGGGGCTCCGTCCTGCCTGCCACAGGAGCGG GCTTATGAAGAGCCCTCAAAACCTGATAAGCAAGGCAAAGAATAA